TTTGCCTCAGTAGGTTCCAGGTATGCCTCAGCTCCTCGCCTGGTACATTCTTCAAAAGACTTTTTGGCATCTTCTACCCATAAAGCAATATGCTTTACACCATCTCCGTGTAGTTTTTGATGCTCGGCAATTTCACTATCGGGTTCAAGCGCAGTGCTGAGCATTATGGTCACTTTTCCCTGCCGCAATACATAGGAGGTTTTTTCTTTGTCTCCTGTTTCAAGACCACTATAGGCCAATGGCTGGAAACCAAAGGCATGCGCATAGTAAAAAGCCGATTGCTTGGCATTGCCCACGTAAAACTCTATATAATCCGTGCCCATAATGGGCAAAAAATCCTCACCCTGAAGTGCTTCGGGCGAAAGTTTTTGATTGGCTGTATTTGTATTTTCCATTTCAATAAAAATTTAAAAGTTCTGAATTGTGCTTATCACCAAATTACTAATTGGATAAGCAATTACCAACAAAATTAGGTTCAATATCTTTTGCTCTGCCGGAATCAATGCCTTATCTATTTCTGTTTTGATTTTAATTGTGGCGATCAGTCCGAGCAGTATATAATATAAGTTTGTGCCCAGTGCCATCCATTTCTCATTGGCAAAAAGCAATATCACTACATGCAATAACAAAACAACTGCTGTAACGGACACATAAATTGAATCTCCACCTATTTTCTTGTGCAATACACGAGAGGTCCAAAACAGTAAAATACCAAACAAGGCATGTGCAGCAATAAATAAATTGATTACCAAAGGGAAATGATATGCGCTATAAAATCCGGCAATCTGCGCCAGAAAACTAATGGCATACAAACCCATCACAAGTGTATAGATCGAAACTTGACTAATTCTCATGTAGTGGAGGTTCAGCAAAAAAGCGCAGGCAAAAAACAAACCCAAAAGAATTTCATTCCCCGGATAATCAAATACAGGCAATAATATCGCAAACACTATCAGCAAACTACAGGCACGGCCCAGTATTCTTTCTATCATTTAGTTTTATTTATAGGAGGTTCTGTTTTTATTTAACCCGCATTATTCATTATAAAAAATTATTAATGACAAAAAACGCCTTTTAATACGTTTTTGTCTGGGTTTAACCCAGACATTTGAAAATCACCAAAGAGGTTTCCTCTATAACATAATAAGTTGTTGATTTTCAAATCGTCTGACTTGTGCTGACCAAAAGCGTCAGTATTATGCAATAGTTTCCTATTGCATAATTCCGGTTTAATCTTTATTCTTCCTGCCAACTCAAATAATAATCTGCATCCTGGATATCCATTGCTTGTTTTGTCAATTTCAGTGGTTTAAATGTATCGATCATCACGGCCAGTTCTTTGGTTTCTTTTGCCCCTATGCTTTTCTCAACCGTGCCCGGATGCGGCCCGTGGGGAATACCCATAGGGTGCAGCGTAATCATTCCTTTTTCCACATGTTTTCTGCTCATAAAATCTCCATCGACATAATAGAGCAATTCATCAGAATCTATATTGCTGTGATTGTAGGGCGCAGGAATAGATTCGGGATGGTAATCAAACAAACGCGGTACAAAAGAACAGATCACAAAATTATGTGCCTCAAAAGTCTGGTGCACCGGTGGCGGCTGATGAACACGGCCTGTAATGGGCTCAAAATCTTGGATTGAAAAGGCATACGGATAGAGATAGCCATCCCACCCCACAGCATCAAAAGGATGGGTGGCATAAGTATAAGGATATAAAAAGCCGTTTTTCTTGATCATTACTTTGAATTCCCCCTGCTCATCATTGGTTTCCAGGTTTTCAGGCTTGCGAATATCCCTTTCGCAAAAGGGCGAATGTTCCAGCAATTGCCCAAACTGGTTTCTATAGCGTTTTGGTGTACGTATTGGGCTGAAAGATTCGGTGATCAACAGCCTGTTCTCTGCATTGTTAAAATTCAACTGGTATATTGTTCCCCTCGGAATTACAAGATAATCTCCATAGGAAAACCTGATGGCACCGTACAAGGTACGCAAAGTGCCATTGCCCTTGTGAACAAACAGCACTTCATCAGCAGAAGCATTTTTAAAGAAGTAATCATTAAACGATTCCTGTGGGGCAGCTAAAGATATCTCCAGATCATTATTGAACAATACTGTTTTGCGACTTTCGAGATAATCCGATTCGGGTTTTACATTAAAGCCATTGAATGCCCTGTGCTGCATATTTTGTTCCAGAGCTGCTTCGGGACGAATGTCTTTGGCTGCTTCAACCGATTTGATTAGTGTTGGTGGATAGCAGTGATAAACCAAAGCATAAACATCTGAAAAGCCTTCGGCAGAAACCAGTTCTTCGGCATAAAGTGCGCCTCCCGGTTTTCTAAACTGCGTGTGTCTTTTATGTGGGATTTCCCCAAGTGTATGATAATGCATAGCTATGAAATTTTCTTGTTCAAAAATACTGAATTAATTGGGGGCTTTGAAATTGGGCTGATTTTTAGGTATAATCCCAAAGAAGATATTTATCAGGACATGCAGAACTGCCCTCACTCATCATATCTAATTAAACCCAAACAACAAACAGCCATTTTTTCTTATTTTTATTTTCATATGGAGGCGACTACAAGATGTAATATTGAAAGGGATTCCCACAAGTTGCAAGCTTTCGTGATGTGGAGGGAACTCATAGGAAAAATATTAGCAACAGGACTATCACTATTATCAAATACATACCAAGTAATTAAACTGTTTGTTTTTTTATTTTTAATAATTTCTTGTAATGACTGCAGAAAGGATGGACTTAATTCAGAAGAACAATCAAAATTAACTGATTCAGTAATAATTCACTACAAAGATT
Above is a genomic segment from Chitinophagales bacterium containing:
- a CDS encoding homogentisate 1,2-dioxygenase; this encodes MHYHTLGEIPHKRHTQFRKPGGALYAEELVSAEGFSDVYALVYHCYPPTLIKSVEAAKDIRPEAALEQNMQHRAFNGFNVKPESDYLESRKTVLFNNDLEISLAAPQESFNDYFFKNASADEVLFVHKGNGTLRTLYGAIRFSYGDYLVIPRGTIYQLNFNNAENRLLITESFSPIRTPKRYRNQFGQLLEHSPFCERDIRKPENLETNDEQGEFKVMIKKNGFLYPYTYATHPFDAVGWDGYLYPYAFSIQDFEPITGRVHQPPPVHQTFEAHNFVICSFVPRLFDYHPESIPAPYNHSNIDSDELLYYVDGDFMSRKHVEKGMITLHPMGIPHGPHPGTVEKSIGAKETKELAVMIDTFKPLKLTKQAMDIQDADYYLSWQEE